The Rhodocytophaga rosea genome has a segment encoding these proteins:
- a CDS encoding glycosyltransferase family 4 protein, giving the protein MKVLFMFGGLPHYYNLVLNRLNQVAGVEVVVVAPASQGKNVGAGVHQTEEGIEFKVFFLEEYQAFYGKTFFKGFKKLVRQQKPDIIVTCWPYVVGFIYNPSLLLLTKSLGIKLILKEIPFKVPAFQQAREFYAKGGLLSEDLQTNLNRDSLLFRMKYDIVTYTRKLYYNLMDAHVNYVEEAYDIIGSYGVDASKIFITYNSPDTDILLATKEKIKTLAPILPPTPRRLLHVGRLIKWKRVDMLIEVFSRLLQIYPDAELVIVGNGPEEENLKRQVNSLQLDEKVKFAGAIYDGETLGRYFMSASVYVLAGMGGLSINEAMCFDRPVVCSECDGTEKKLVREGYNGRYFEDGNPESLYDVLNTLLAKPEDLYTMGARSGEIIQNEVNIHTVIKGYIKAFNFVTENKYGLHYPSTS; this is encoded by the coding sequence ATGAAAGTATTATTTATGTTTGGTGGGCTGCCACATTATTATAATCTGGTATTAAACCGGTTAAATCAAGTGGCAGGCGTAGAAGTTGTGGTCGTAGCGCCTGCCAGCCAGGGTAAAAATGTAGGGGCAGGCGTACACCAGACTGAGGAAGGGATTGAATTTAAAGTATTTTTTCTGGAAGAATATCAGGCTTTTTATGGGAAGACCTTTTTTAAAGGTTTCAAAAAGTTAGTCCGGCAGCAAAAACCGGATATCATTGTTACTTGCTGGCCCTATGTTGTGGGATTTATCTATAATCCCTCTCTGCTCTTACTCACAAAGTCTCTGGGAATTAAACTCATACTGAAAGAGATACCTTTCAAAGTTCCTGCTTTTCAGCAGGCCAGAGAGTTTTATGCGAAAGGTGGATTGTTATCAGAAGACCTGCAAACTAATCTAAATAGAGACAGTCTGCTTTTTCGCATGAAATATGATATTGTTACGTATACCCGGAAATTGTACTATAATTTAATGGATGCCCATGTAAATTATGTGGAAGAAGCCTATGACATTATCGGAAGTTATGGTGTAGATGCAAGTAAAATTTTTATCACCTATAATTCGCCCGATACCGATATTTTGCTCGCTACCAAAGAAAAAATCAAAACGTTAGCCCCAATTCTGCCTCCTACACCACGACGTTTGCTGCATGTAGGAAGGCTAATCAAATGGAAACGGGTAGATATGCTCATTGAGGTTTTCAGCAGGCTTCTACAGATATATCCAGATGCTGAACTCGTTATTGTGGGCAATGGTCCGGAAGAAGAAAATCTGAAAAGGCAAGTGAACTCCTTACAATTGGATGAGAAGGTAAAGTTTGCAGGGGCCATTTATGATGGCGAAACATTAGGCAGGTATTTTATGTCAGCATCTGTGTATGTGCTTGCCGGCATGGGAGGGCTTTCTATCAATGAAGCTATGTGTTTTGATAGACCAGTGGTTTGTTCGGAATGTGATGGGACTGAAAAAAAATTAGTACGGGAGGGTTATAATGGGCGTTATTTTGAAGATGGAAATCCTGAGTCTTTGTATGACGTGCTCAATACTTTGCTTGCCAAACCGGAAGACTTATATACAATGGGTGCCCGTTCAGGTGAAATTATACAAAATGAAGTAAATATACATACGGTAATTAAGGGATATATTAAAGCCTTCAATTTTGTGACTGAAAATAAATACGGGTTACACTATCCATCAACCAGTTAG
- the hemB gene encoding porphobilinogen synthase — MLRRPRRNRKSSVVRAMVEETTLSPSELIYPVFITEGENKTVEIPSMPGIHRYTVDKLLDEIHTCMELGVRTFALFPQITEELKDSYAKESHNMNGLYIKAIRKIKEQLPDACLMTDVAMDPYSSDGHDGLVKNGQILNDETLEILGRMALAQARAGADIIGPSDMMDGRIGYLRNLLDDEGFINVSIMAYTAKYASAFYGPFRDALESAPKFGDKKTYQMNPANSREALIEADLDFEEGADFLMVKPALLYLDIIKLLNQNFDLPIAAYNVSGEYAMIKAASRNGWLNGEKAMAEALLSIKRAGAKIILTYFAKEYAQLKKNLG, encoded by the coding sequence ATGCTTAGAAGACCTAGAAGGAACCGTAAATCGTCTGTAGTTCGTGCAATGGTAGAGGAAACTACTCTTTCCCCCAGCGAATTAATATACCCTGTTTTTATTACGGAAGGCGAAAATAAAACTGTTGAAATTCCATCTATGCCGGGAATTCACCGGTATACTGTGGATAAATTACTGGATGAAATTCATACCTGTATGGAACTGGGTGTCCGTACGTTTGCTTTGTTTCCGCAGATTACTGAAGAACTCAAAGACAGCTATGCCAAAGAAAGCCATAATATGAATGGCTTATACATCAAAGCCATCCGTAAAATCAAAGAACAGCTTCCTGATGCCTGCCTGATGACAGATGTGGCCATGGACCCATATAGTTCGGATGGGCATGATGGCTTAGTAAAAAATGGACAAATCCTTAATGACGAAACCCTGGAAATTCTCGGCAGAATGGCACTTGCCCAGGCCAGAGCCGGTGCAGATATCATCGGACCTTCTGATATGATGGATGGACGGATCGGCTACCTGCGTAATTTGCTCGATGATGAAGGATTTATCAATGTATCTATTATGGCCTACACCGCTAAATATGCCAGTGCTTTTTATGGCCCGTTCCGGGATGCCCTGGAATCAGCTCCCAAATTTGGTGATAAAAAAACTTACCAGATGAATCCTGCTAATAGCCGGGAAGCTCTCATCGAAGCCGACCTGGATTTTGAAGAGGGAGCCGATTTTCTGATGGTAAAACCGGCCTTATTGTACCTGGATATTATTAAACTCCTGAACCAGAATTTCGACCTACCCATTGCTGCCTATAATGTAAGCGGAGAATATGCCATGATCAAGGCAGCTTCTAGGAATGGCTGGCTGAATGGCGAAAAAGCAATGGCTGAAGCCTTACTAAGTATCAAACGGGCTGGTGCCAAAATTATATTGACTTATTTTGCCAAGGAATATGCCCAGTTGAAAAAGAATCTGGGGTAA
- a CDS encoding DNA polymerase III subunit gamma/tau: MDNFVVSARKYRPSTFDSVVGQTHITTTLKNAIRQKHLAQAFLFCGPRGVGKTTCARILAKTINCQNLTQEGEACNQCESCTSFNNNASFNVHELDAASNNSVDDIRNLVDQVRYPPQVGKYKVYIIDEVHMLSNSAFNAFLKTLEEPPSYAIFILATTEKHKIIPTILSRCQIFDFNRIQINDISSHLASIAGKENIRAEEEALQLIAQKADGGLRDALSMFDLIVTFSTDRSITYQNTIANLHILDYDYYFAMTAALMAENTSKALLTFDEILKKGFDGHNFIVGLCEHFRNLMVCKDAATVQLLQVSGNVQRKYMEQANQASLSFLLSALHLGSQCDLNYKSSKNQRLHIELALMKMAHIPSAVNLARSLQEGSVEVKKKVESGNGNGKPVVEKPAENTAQIPVKENGATLNGYTPTTATKSTIKIPTDLATLEKQIQVAAAASMEEKVVEKEVIENQPFTKEQAEACWQAFAANRLAAAPASEQIILKKPIELSGQTVIVKLDSQIQIGQFNNFKPELLSYLRRSLRNSHIQIQEEMGPQEARKTMYTSQEKFKYLAEKHPSLVDLKNKLGLDLDV; this comes from the coding sequence ATGGATAATTTTGTTGTTTCAGCGCGTAAGTATCGTCCCAGTACGTTTGATTCGGTAGTAGGGCAGACTCATATTACTACTACCTTAAAGAATGCCATCCGGCAAAAACACCTGGCCCAGGCGTTTCTGTTTTGCGGCCCCAGAGGTGTTGGGAAAACAACATGTGCCCGTATTCTGGCCAAAACCATCAATTGTCAGAATCTTACCCAAGAAGGAGAAGCCTGCAACCAATGTGAATCCTGTACCAGTTTTAATAATAATGCTTCGTTCAATGTCCATGAACTCGATGCGGCTTCCAATAACTCGGTAGATGATATCCGCAATCTGGTAGATCAGGTACGGTATCCTCCGCAGGTAGGCAAATATAAAGTGTACATTATCGATGAGGTACACATGCTCTCGAATTCTGCCTTTAATGCTTTTCTGAAAACGCTGGAAGAGCCGCCTTCTTACGCCATTTTTATTCTGGCTACGACCGAAAAACACAAGATTATTCCCACGATTTTATCCCGTTGCCAGATATTTGATTTCAACCGCATTCAGATTAATGACATCAGCAGCCACCTGGCTTCTATTGCCGGGAAAGAAAATATCCGGGCCGAAGAAGAAGCGCTGCAACTGATTGCCCAGAAAGCAGATGGGGGATTACGGGATGCCTTGTCGATGTTCGACCTGATCGTTACCTTTTCTACCGATCGGAGCATTACCTATCAGAATACCATTGCCAACCTGCATATTCTGGATTATGATTACTATTTTGCCATGACTGCTGCCCTGATGGCAGAAAATACTTCAAAAGCGCTACTCACCTTCGATGAAATCCTTAAAAAAGGCTTTGACGGCCATAATTTTATTGTAGGCTTGTGCGAACACTTCCGTAACCTAATGGTGTGTAAAGATGCGGCTACGGTTCAGTTGTTACAGGTATCCGGTAATGTGCAGCGCAAATACATGGAACAGGCGAATCAGGCCTCTTTATCCTTTTTATTATCTGCGCTTCATCTGGGTAGCCAGTGCGATCTCAACTACAAATCGAGCAAAAATCAGCGGTTACATATAGAACTGGCGCTGATGAAAATGGCTCATATTCCTTCTGCCGTAAATCTGGCCAGAAGCCTGCAAGAGGGAAGTGTGGAAGTAAAAAAAAAAGTGGAGTCTGGTAATGGCAATGGGAAACCAGTTGTAGAAAAGCCGGCAGAAAATACAGCGCAGATTCCTGTAAAAGAAAATGGGGCAACCCTGAACGGATATACGCCTACAACTGCTACCAAATCAACCATTAAAATACCCACTGACCTGGCAACCCTGGAAAAACAAATTCAGGTGGCAGCTGCTGCCAGTATGGAAGAAAAAGTGGTAGAAAAGGAAGTGATCGAAAATCAGCCTTTTACCAAAGAACAGGCGGAAGCTTGCTGGCAGGCTTTTGCTGCGAATCGACTGGCTGCGGCACCTGCCAGCGAACAGATTATCTTGAAAAAACCAATAGAACTTTCCGGGCAAACAGTTATTGTTAAGTTAGATAGCCAGATACAGATTGGTCAGTTTAATAATTTCAAACCGGAACTACTGTCTTATCTACGCAGAAGCCTCAGAAACAGCCATATTCAAATTCAGGAAGAAATGGGTCCACAGGAAGCGCGGAAAACCATGTATACTTCCCAGGAAAAGTTCAAATATCTTGCTGAAAAACATCCATCTTTGGTAGACCTGAAAAATAAATTAGGCCTCGACCTGGATGTGTAA